The Amycolatopsis methanolica 239 nucleotide sequence AGTGCACCACGCCCCGGTTGGACATCGCGATCAGCACGTTGACGTCGCCGAAGTAGTTGCGGAACCCAGACATCAGGTTCTGCCGCGACACCGCGCGGCGGTCGGCGGGCGCGTGCGGCCGCGTCCACGCCACCCACAGCACCTCCGCCTCCGGGATCCACTCCTCGGCGGTCGCCGGGGCGCCGCGCGGCCTTGGCACCGTCGCGGTGACGCGGCTGCGCATCATCTCCTGCAGGTACGGCTCGTCGATCAGGCCCCACCGCACCAGGTAGTGCCCGACGGTCGCCGGGCTCAGCAGGATCCGGAACTCGCGGTTGACGAGTTCCACCACGGCAGGGCGGCTCCACAGCCGGGGCCGGAGACCGTACTGGTCGGGCGTCCCGCTGATGATCGTCTTGATGGTCCACGCCTGTTGCGCCGGCGAGAGCGCGAGCTGCTCACCGGGGCGGCGGCCGCGGGTCTTGGGGCGGAAGGCGTCCTCGCCCTCGCGCCGGTAGGCGAGCACCCAGGCGCCGACGGTCTTGCGGGACACGCCGAACAGGCGCGCCACCTCCGACCGGGACACCCCGGCCTCGACGGCGGCCACCGCACGGCGGCGCAGGGCCTCCAGTGCGTCGGGGGACAGGCTGCGGGCGTCACGTGTCGTCATGGTCGTGCCCCTGCGGGTGGCCACGGGCACCACGTGCGCGGCAAATGCGGTGCGCGCATCGTCTCCCTTTCTGCAATTCGATGCCCGTGATGGCGGAAGGATCACGGGCACAACGGACATTACGACGCCGGGTGTGTCGGCCGGATGGCCTCATCGTTAAGTGCCGATCACAAGAGGTGCCGGAAATTTTTCCGGGAAAGTGATGGCCCTGCGCGGGTGAGGCATATGGGTGCCACCCGGTCGTCCCGCGCCCAGCGGCGGTCGCGAGTGGACTGGTAGGTATTTGTCTCACCAGGGCCGGAGTGGCGGCGGGCCGGTCCGGTTCGGGTCCGCGTGCCCGTTCGGTCCCCGCCGCGGGGAACGTGCCCGCAGCCTGCGCGAATGTGCCCGGCGGAAATGTTTCCCGGACGTGAACGCGTATTTCCGGAAATGCTTCCCGGGCCGATCGGCGAGCCTGGTCAGCCTGCCGACGCGCGTGCCAGGATGACGCTCCCCAGGTTTCCACATCAGTCCGGATCGAACCTGAGAAGCGTCCAAGAAGGCGAGCACGATGAGGGACACGGCCACGCGGATCGCCCGGCGGACGTGGTGGCTGCCGTGGCTGATCGGCGCCGCCGTCGTGCCAGTCGGCGCGGCCACGGCGCTGCAGGCGCTGAGCACCGGCCAGCCGCTCAGCCGCACGTCCTTCGAGCTGCCGCGCAGCGCGCACCGGGTCGTCTACGAGGTCACCGGTTCCGGTTCCGCGCCGGAGATCCGGTACGTCACCGACGGCGTCAACCGCACCGAGACGCTGCGCGACGTGCCCCTGCCGTGGCGTCTGGAACTCGACCTCGAAGTCGGCCCCGCGCTCGGCGTGGCCCAGGTGACGGCGGCCAGCCCGGTCGGCTGCACCGTGTCCGTGGACGGCGTCGTCGTGCACACGGCGGAGGCCGCGGACGGCTGGACCTCCGTCTCCTGTTCCTCGGTGATCCGGCCGTGAGGGCCCGCGCCGCGATCGTGGCCGGCGCGCTGGCGGTCGGCCTGCTGGCCGCACCCGCCGCGTGGGCCGAGACGCGGGTCCTGGACAGCTGCGTCGCCACCGCCACCGAAGGCGACGAGCTCGCGCTGAGCCCGCTCGCCGTGCTCGACCCGGTGGTGTCTGTGCTGGCGCCGCTGGACCCGCTGAACGTCCTGGTGCCCGCGTTCGAGACGGCGTGGCGCGCGACCACGCCGATCGTGCTGCCCGCGGCCGGTCCGGCCGGGATCGCCGGGGACGTCATCGCGGACGCGGTGCTCGCGCGGCTCACCGGCATCTCGGTGGTCGGCCCGGTGCTCGACGTGCTCGTCGGCCCGGTGCACGGCCTGCTGGCCGGCACCTGCCGCATCACCGCGGTGCCGGCCGAAGCGCCGCGCGCGGACCCGCCGCCGTTGCCTCCACCGCCAACAACGCCACCACCGCCCACGCTCGCCCCGCCGGAGTTCTCGCTGCCCGCGGGCGGCCCGGCCGGGGGAGGGGCACCGCCCGAGCCGTCGCCGTACCAGGGCGACGGCCCGGCCGGCACGCCCGCCGCGGCCCCCGCGCCCGGGTCGCACTACGACGTGCAGAGCACGGTCCCGCAGGCGCAGTTCGACACGGTGGCGCTGGGACGATCCCGCGCGGCAGCGACGGTCGAGGCGCTGCCCGCGGACGATCCGCTGCCGTGGGAGAGCCCGGCGATCCTCGCCGCGCTGCTCATCGCACTCGTCGGAATCCAGCTCGGCCGGACCTGGATTTTGCGCCGAACGGACGAATAGACTCCTCCCGGTGCGGGAGGCGAAGGGGATCCAGCGGGCGTTCCGCCCGCCCGCTGGATCCCAGGGGCCCTGTCCGCATTACAGAGCAACCCCCATGCTAATCGGTGGTACCCAAGAACTGCCTGAGAAAACCCCGCGCCACGCCGTGGCCGTCCACATCGGACAGCGGGCGTCACGCGCCGAGCGCCTCGCGCACCTCGCGCACGACGGTGTCCACGTCCGCCTCGGAGAGCGCGGGATGCACCGGCAGCGACAGGACCTCCTCGGTGACCTTCAACGCGACCGGGAAGTCCCGCCGGGACACCGCCGGGATCTGCGGGTGCTCGCGGAAGCGGTCGTGGTCGAACACCAGCTTCGGGTGGTGCACCTCGGTTTCGACCCCGCGCTCGGCCAGTTCGGCGACCAGTTCGTCGCGGGCGAGCATCGCGTGCGGGCCGATCAGCACGCTGTACCGGTGCCACGCGTGCTCGCGGCCGGGCAGCTCGGCGGGCACCGTGAGCCCGGGCGTGCCGGCCAGGCCGACGGACAGCTGCCGCGCGTTGCGCCGCCGCGCCGCGAGCAGCTCGTCCAGCCGGTCCAGCTTCGGGATGCCGACGGCGGCGTGCAGTTCGGACATGCGGTGGTCGTGCAGCAGGCGCAGGCGATCGGCCAGCGCGGCGTCGTCCGTGGTGACCACGCCGCCCTCGCCGGTGGTCACGATCTTGTTGGCGGACAACGAGAAGCAGCCGACGCCGAACGACCCGGCCGCCCGCCCGGCGAAGGTCGCACCGAGCGCCTGGGCCGCGTCCTCCACCAGGTGCAGCCCGTGTTCCTCGGCGAGCGGGGCGAGCTTGCCCATGTCGGCGGTCTGGCCGTGGGGGTGGACCGGGAGGACCACGCGGGTCTCCGGCGTGATCTCGGACGCGACCGCGTCCGGGTCGACCGCGAAGTCGTCGCGGGTGATGTCGGCGAACCGGACGGTCGCGCCGGTCCGGAGGATCGCGGCGAGCGTCGCGGCGGAGGTGAACGGCGACGTGATCACTTCGTCACCGGGGCCCAGCCCGAGCGCCTCCAGTGCGGTGGTGACGGCGGCGGTCCCGCTGCTCACGGCGACCGCGTGCGCGGTGCCGGCGGCGCGGGCGAAGGCGTCCTCGAAGCGGGCGACCACCGGGCCCTGCGTGAGCGTTCCCGACCGCAGCACCTCCACCACGGGGATTCGGCATCGCGGACGTCGACCGCGGTGACGGGGATCATCGGCTCGGCGCTTCCTTTACTGTGTTCGGCTCAGGCGTCCGTAAGACTGTACGAATGGATCCCGCGTGGTAAACCGCATCCACCCGACCGGTGCAGGTCCGGCCCGACCGGAAGGCGTGGTCCGGTGACCCTGCTGGCTCCCGGCGCCCGGCTCGTCGACGCCGAAACCGGCGCCGTCCTCGACGGTCCGGCGCTGATCATCGAGGTCGAACGGCGGGCCGACGAACTCGCGGCCCTGCCGGACGGCGTGTTGTTCGCCCGCACCGGCGTCGACCTGAGCGGGGTGCTCACCTACGTCGCGGCGGTGCAGGCCGGGCGCGCGGTGGCGCTGTTCGACCCGGCGCTCGACGTCCCGGTGCTGGCCCGCCTGATCGAGCGGTTCCGCCCGTCGGCCGTGCTCGACGCGCCCGCTGCCGAGCCGCCGCCCGGGTACCGGGCCGCCGGGGGGAAGTGGCTGCGCCTCGACCCGGACGGGGTGCGCCCGCACGGCGACCTCGCCGTGTTGCTGCCGACCAGCGGCTCGACCGGCAACCCGAAGCTGGTGCGGTTGTCCCGCAAGGCGATCCTCACCAACGCGCACGCGATCGCCGACGTGCTGGGCATCGACGAGCGCGAGGTCGCGCCGACCACACTGCCGCTGCACTACGCGTACGGCCTGTCGGTGCTCAACTCGCACCTGGTCAGCGGCGCGACGGTGGTGGTCGAGCGGGAGGGCATCCTCGGGCGCGGGTTCTGGGACACGGTCGCCGCGCACGACTGCACGTCGGTCGCCGGGGTGCCCTACCACTACGAGATGTTGCGGCGGTTGCGGTTCGACCCGGCCGCGAACCCCGGTGTGCACACGCTCACCCAGGCCGGCGGCCGGATGCGGCCGGAGCTGATCGCCGAGTTCGACAAGTTGATGCGGTCGGCGGGCGGGCGGATGTTCGTGATGTACGGCCAGACCGAGGCGGCTCCGCGCATGGCGATCATGCCGTCGGAGCGGCTGGCGGAGAAGATCGGCTCGGTGGGGCCCGCGCTGCCCGGCGGGCAGTTCGCGATCCGCCGCCCGGACGGCGGCGACACCACGCACCCCAAGATCACCGGTGAGATCGTCTACCGCGGGCCGAACGTGATGATGGGCTACGCCTCGACGGCGGAGGAGCTGGCGCTGGGCGACGAATGCGGCGGCGTGCTGCCCACCGGCGACCTCGGGTACCTCGACGAGGAGGGTTTCCTGTTCGTCACCGGGCGGCTCAAGCGGATCGGCAAGGTCTTCGGCAACCGGATCAGCCTGGACGACCTGGAGGCCGCGACGCGCGCGACGGGCCTGGGGATCGACATCGTGGCCGCCGTCGCGGCCGACGACAAGGTGGTGCTCTTCGCGGAGGGCGCCGAGGCCGACACCTGCAAGTCGGCGTCACACGCGCTCTCCGACCGGCTGCACCTGCACGCATCGGGCTTCGACGTCCGCCCGATCGACACGATCCCGCTGCTGGCCAGCGGCAAGATCGACTACCAGGCGCTGGAAGACCAGGTCTGAGCCGCGCGGGGCGCGAGGATCGGGCGCGCCACGCGGCCCCACCGCTGCGGCGGGATTTGCCCGCCGAGCAGGGCCGATCGGCGCGAGCGGGGGCTGACCTGCACCGGCGCGCGGCCAGCCCGGCCGCGGCACTTGGCCCCACCATCGTGGCTGCGGCTCGCCCGCCTCGGGTCCTACCCCGGCCCGCGCGCCGGTGCGGCTTCGGCCGGCCTGGCCCGGTCCGCGTGGGTGGGCCGTGCCCTGTACAGGGGCGCCCGCTCGCCCCGCCTCCTGGTGCCTGGCCCCATCCGCGTGGGCGGGCCAGGCCAGGCACCGGGGCGCCCACCGGCTCCCGGCGCCTGGCCCCGCCGCTGCGGCTCGCCCGCCTCGGGTCCTACCCCGGCCCCGCGCGCCGGTGCCGCTTCGGCCGGCCTGGCCTGATCCGCGTGGGCGGGCCGCACCCTGCATCGGCGCGCCCGCCGGCTCCCGGCGCCTGGCCCCGCCGCTGCGGCTCGCCCGCCGAGGGTCCCCCGACCGGCGCGGCATCGGCCGGGCAGGCGCTCGCCTCGCGAGCGGGCCACCCGTCGTCACCACAGCGGCGGCCCGCCCCCACCCACGTGACCCCAGCCCGAGCAGGCACCCCCCGCCGCCCACCTCACCCCGCCCGGGCCGCGCCCATTCCCCCGAAATGTCTCAGCGACGAAACAATCCGGCCCCGGGAGCGATACCTACGGCAAGGGTGGAGCGGCGTCACGGAGGGTGAGAGGTGCCTGGTGCCCTGGTCGCCGTGTGGCTGGCGCTGGCGGGGGTGGTGACCGCGGCATGGCCGCGCGTCGCGACGGAGCGTGCTCGCCGGGGCTGGATCCTGTTCCTCGCTCTGGTGTTCGCCCTGGTCCTGCAGCTCGTCGTGGCCACAGTGCCGGACGACGCGTTCGTCACGTTCCGCTACGCCCGCAACATGGCCGAGGGGTACGGCGCCGTCTACACGATCGGCGAGCGCACCCAGGGCCTGCCGAACTTCCTGTGGCTGGTGCTGGTCACGCTGCCGCGGGCGTTGTTCGGCGCGGACGTCGTTGCCGGTGCGGTCATGCTGGGCATCGCGTGCGCGCTCGGCTGCGTCGTCGTGGCGTACCTGCTGGCTAAGCGGGTCACGAACAACGCCGGGATCGTCGCGGCGCTGCTCACCGCGGGCGCGAGCCTGCTCGCCGCGCACGGGCTGGCCGGCACCGAGACACCGCTGTTCGTCCTGCTGGTGCTGGCCGGGTGCCTGGCCCTGGTCACCGGCCACCCGCTGGTCGCCGGCGTGCTCGCCGCGCTGGCCGTGATGACCCGCTCCGACGGCGTGGTGTTCGCGCTGCTCGGCGAGGTGTGGCTGCTGACGGCGGCGGTGCGGCGCCGGTCGAGCTGGTGGGGTCCCGCCGGCTACCTGCTGGGCGCGCTGGTGTTCCTCGTGCCGTGGTGGGCCTGGGAGGCGACCTACTACGGGCACGCCCGGAGCGGCTGGCCTGCGTCGTCCCACCTGCCGTACGGTTTCCTGCTGTGCGCACTGGCCGCGGTGGGCGCGGCCGTCGTGTGCGGCAGGACGAGCGCCCACGGCGGCCGCCCGTCGCCGCGGCCCCGGCGGCGGCTGGCCGAGCGGCGTGTCGTGGCCGTGGTCGCGCTCGTGCTGTGCGCGGTCAGCGTGCCGGCCGCGTTCGCCGCCCAGCATGTCGTGCACGTCGACCGCCAGCGGATGGCGCAGACCACGGAGATCGGTCACTGGCTGCGTGACCGCCTGCCGTCCGGCTCGAACATCGACACGTTCGGCAACGCCGCGCTGGCCTACCGCGCAGGCCCTCGGATGATGATCACCGGCGTCACCGGGCCCGCCCCCGAAGACGAGTACGCGCCGGTCGCGCTCTTCGGCCTGCCGGTGCTCGCCGCGCCGCTGGCCTGGTACTCACCGGCGCAGGACTGCGGGATCGCGGACAAGTACGCGCAGCGCTACGAGGTCGCCACCTTCCAGCGCACCGGACTGGGCTGGCTGACGCTGTACCTGCGCGCCGACAGCGAGTCCCGCCTGTTGTCCCAGCTCGCCGCCGACCAGCGGCTGACGTACGTGCCCTGCCCCTAGAACCAGCGTTCGAGCACCTGCGCGACGCCGTCCTCGCTGTTCGGGCTCGTCACCTCGTCCGCGATCGCCAGCACGTCGGGGTGGGCGTTGGCCATCGCCACACCGTGCCCGGCCCACTTGAGCATCTCCAGATCGTTGGGCATGTCGCCGAACGCGATGATCCGTTCGACCGGCACGCCGAACCGCTCGGCCACCTCGGCCAGCCCGGTGGCCTTCGTGATGCCGTGCGCCGCGATCTCGATCAGCCCGCCGCTCGCGGAGAACGTGATGTCCACGGACTCGTCGAGCACCGCGCGCGCCGCCCGCGCCATCTCGTCCGACGTCATGTCCGGGTGGCTGACCAGCAGTTTCACCGCAGGCCGTCCGACGATCTCGGCCCGGGACACCGGCACGCCCTCGCCGTCGCCCCACGGGTTGTGGTAGCCGTGCTCGACCACCAGGTGCTCGACGTCGGGGTCGAGCGCGCGGCGGCCGACCCGTTCAGCGGCGAACCCGGCGCCGGGCAGCGCCTTCGTCAGCTCGTGCACGGCGTCGTTGAGCATCATCGGCTCCAGCGCGCCGTGCACCCCGACCACCTCGTCCGCGCCGATGTCGTACAGCACGGCGCCGTTCGCGCACACCGCGTAACCGGTCAGGCCCCCGGCCTGCGCGACGGACGGGATCCAGCGCGGCGGGCGGCCCGTGGCGAGCACGACCGGGATCCCCGCGTCGGTGGCGCGCCGCAGCACGGCGGCGGTGCGGGGGGACATCCGTTCCATGGGGTCGAGCAGGGTGCCGTCCACATCCGACGCGAT carries:
- a CDS encoding HAD family hydrolase; this encodes MEKPLLIASDVDGTLLDPMERMSPRTAAVLRRATDAGIPVVLATGRPPRWIPSVAQAGGLTGYAVCANGAVLYDIGADEVVGVHGALEPMMLNDAVHELTKALPGAGFAAERVGRRALDPDVEHLVVEHGYHNPWGDGEGVPVSRAEIVGRPAVKLLVSHPDMTSDEMARAARAVLDESVDITFSASGGLIEIAAHGITKATGLAEVAERFGVPVERIIAFGDMPNDLEMLKWAGHGVAMANAHPDVLAIADEVTSPNSEDGVAQVLERWF
- a CDS encoding AMP-binding protein, producing the protein MTLLAPGARLVDAETGAVLDGPALIIEVERRADELAALPDGVLFARTGVDLSGVLTYVAAVQAGRAVALFDPALDVPVLARLIERFRPSAVLDAPAAEPPPGYRAAGGKWLRLDPDGVRPHGDLAVLLPTSGSTGNPKLVRLSRKAILTNAHAIADVLGIDEREVAPTTLPLHYAYGLSVLNSHLVSGATVVVEREGILGRGFWDTVAAHDCTSVAGVPYHYEMLRRLRFDPAANPGVHTLTQAGGRMRPELIAEFDKLMRSAGGRMFVMYGQTEAAPRMAIMPSERLAEKIGSVGPALPGGQFAIRRPDGGDTTHPKITGEIVYRGPNVMMGYASTAEELALGDECGGVLPTGDLGYLDEEGFLFVTGRLKRIGKVFGNRISLDDLEAATRATGLGIDIVAAVAADDKVVLFAEGAEADTCKSASHALSDRLHLHASGFDVRPIDTIPLLASGKIDYQALEDQV
- a CDS encoding helix-turn-helix domain-containing protein; this encodes MTTRDARSLSPDALEALRRRAVAAVEAGVSRSEVARLFGVSRKTVGAWVLAYRREGEDAFRPKTRGRRPGEQLALSPAQQAWTIKTIISGTPDQYGLRPRLWSRPAVVELVNREFRILLSPATVGHYLVRWGLIDEPYLQEMMRSRVTATVPRPRGAPATAEEWIPEAEVLWVAWTRPHAPADRRAVSRQNLMSGFRNYFGDVNVLIAMSNRGVVHFRAGLGPFDTPHAEDFLHRLMRQLGRPLNVVVCRWPLQQYEMLQAWPRRHSGRISVRFSL
- a CDS encoding MmpS family transport accessory protein; the protein is MRDTATRIARRTWWLPWLIGAAVVPVGAATALQALSTGQPLSRTSFELPRSAHRVVYEVTGSGSAPEIRYVTDGVNRTETLRDVPLPWRLELDLEVGPALGVAQVTAASPVGCTVSVDGVVVHTAEAADGWTSVSCSSVIRP
- a CDS encoding ArnT family glycosyltransferase, whose translation is MPGALVAVWLALAGVVTAAWPRVATERARRGWILFLALVFALVLQLVVATVPDDAFVTFRYARNMAEGYGAVYTIGERTQGLPNFLWLVLVTLPRALFGADVVAGAVMLGIACALGCVVVAYLLAKRVTNNAGIVAALLTAGASLLAAHGLAGTETPLFVLLVLAGCLALVTGHPLVAGVLAALAVMTRSDGVVFALLGEVWLLTAAVRRRSSWWGPAGYLLGALVFLVPWWAWEATYYGHARSGWPASSHLPYGFLLCALAAVGAAVVCGRTSAHGGRPSPRPRRRLAERRVVAVVALVLCAVSVPAAFAAQHVVHVDRQRMAQTTEIGHWLRDRLPSGSNIDTFGNAALAYRAGPRMMITGVTGPAPEDEYAPVALFGLPVLAAPLAWYSPAQDCGIADKYAQRYEVATFQRTGLGWLTLYLRADSESRLLSQLAADQRLTYVPCP